The following are encoded in a window of Kitasatospora sp. NBC_01250 genomic DNA:
- the pgl gene encoding 6-phosphogluconolactonase, producing the protein MTPVPQLVVHRDKELMAQAAAARLITKIVDAQAARGTASVVLTGGRNGNALLAAIAASPARDAVDWSRLELWWGDERFVPSADPERNAVQAADELLARVPLDPAKVHYMPASDGVDGADVEAAAERYAEELAKAAGPEDRALVPAFDVLLLGVGPDTHVASLFPEHPGVRETARTVVGVRGAPKPPPTRISLTLPAIRAAREVWLLAAGEDKADAVALALSSPGELQAPASGAYGTSRTLWLLDRAAAAKLPAQLYPPASA; encoded by the coding sequence ATGACCCCGGTACCGCAGCTGGTCGTGCACCGGGACAAGGAGCTGATGGCCCAGGCGGCCGCCGCCCGACTGATCACCAAGATCGTCGACGCGCAGGCCGCCCGGGGCACCGCCTCCGTGGTGCTCACCGGCGGGCGCAACGGCAACGCGCTGCTCGCCGCGATCGCCGCCTCCCCGGCGCGCGACGCGGTGGACTGGTCGCGCCTGGAACTCTGGTGGGGCGACGAGCGGTTCGTGCCGTCCGCCGACCCGGAGCGGAACGCGGTGCAGGCTGCCGACGAGCTGCTCGCCCGGGTTCCGCTCGACCCGGCCAAGGTGCACTACATGCCCGCCTCGGACGGCGTGGACGGTGCCGACGTGGAGGCCGCCGCCGAGCGGTACGCCGAGGAGCTGGCCAAGGCCGCGGGTCCCGAGGACCGCGCCCTGGTGCCCGCCTTCGACGTGCTGCTGCTCGGCGTCGGCCCGGACACCCACGTGGCCTCGCTCTTCCCCGAGCACCCGGGCGTGCGGGAGACCGCGCGCACGGTGGTCGGGGTGCGCGGGGCGCCCAAGCCGCCGCCCACCCGGATCTCGCTGACCCTGCCGGCCATCCGGGCGGCGCGCGAGGTCTGGCTGCTGGCGGCCGGCGAGGACAAGGCGGACGCGGTCGCGCTGGCCCTGTCCAGCCCGGGCGAGCTGCAGGCCCCGGCCTCCGGCGCGTACGGCACCAGCCGCACGCTCTGGCTGCTGGACCGCGCGGCGGCCGCCAAGCTGCCCGCGCAGCTCTACCCGCCGGCCTCGGCCTGA
- a CDS encoding ABC transporter permease, whose translation MTSTLAPRPVGATGPAVRRGLRPRGITWLMWRQNRLLICGLLLALVVLAIAAPVLRAEMVSFIDSHHIKGCAMISADPACQQPNLQQAVMDFRAGYGDMLRGIGLLLLLLPAGAGAGLGATLLARELENGTWKLVLSQSVSRDRWVAAKLVTAALIALVATAVPAALMHWVWLPSANDVSGVAWNSLFFYTSGGPVLVATTLLALSVGVLAGVALRQVLPAMGLTIVLVGLLQYGLAALRPHLWSWQTLVASPSELPNSVWGFAQGIILPDGRKLSAGVCDQALDYAACMGKYPGAQEYSEVHRAADYWPLQLVESGICLALAAALTAVTVLWVRKRLA comes from the coding sequence ATGACCAGCACCCTGGCCCCCCGCCCCGTCGGCGCCACCGGGCCCGCCGTCCGCCGCGGGCTGCGGCCGCGCGGGATCACCTGGCTGATGTGGCGCCAGAACCGGCTGCTGATCTGTGGACTGCTGCTGGCGCTGGTCGTGCTGGCGATCGCGGCCCCGGTCCTGCGGGCCGAGATGGTCTCCTTCATCGACAGCCACCACATCAAGGGCTGCGCCATGATCAGCGCCGACCCGGCCTGTCAGCAGCCGAACCTCCAGCAGGCGGTGATGGACTTCCGCGCCGGCTACGGGGACATGCTGCGGGGGATCGGTCTGCTGCTGCTCCTGCTCCCGGCCGGGGCGGGGGCCGGCCTTGGGGCCACGCTGCTGGCCAGGGAGCTGGAGAACGGCACCTGGAAGCTGGTGCTGTCGCAGTCGGTGAGCCGGGACCGCTGGGTGGCCGCCAAGCTGGTCACCGCCGCCCTGATCGCCCTGGTCGCCACGGCGGTGCCGGCCGCGCTGATGCACTGGGTCTGGCTGCCCAGTGCCAACGACGTCTCCGGGGTCGCCTGGAACAGCCTGTTCTTCTACACCTCCGGCGGTCCGGTGCTGGTGGCGACCACGCTGCTGGCGCTCTCCGTCGGGGTGCTGGCGGGGGTCGCGCTGCGTCAGGTGCTGCCCGCGATGGGCCTGACCATCGTGCTGGTCGGCCTGCTCCAGTACGGGCTGGCCGCGCTGCGCCCGCACCTGTGGAGCTGGCAGACGCTGGTCGCGTCGCCGTCCGAACTGCCCAACAGCGTCTGGGGGTTCGCCCAGGGGATCATCCTGCCGGACGGCCGGAAGCTGTCGGCGGGCGTCTGCGACCAGGCGCTCGACTACGCGGCCTGCATGGGCAAGTACCCCGGGGCCCAGGAGTACAGCGAGGTGCACCGGGCGGCGGACTACTGGCCGCTGCAGCTGGTCGAGTCGGGGATCTGCCTGGCGCTGGCCGCGGCTCTGACCGCGGTGACCGTGCTGTGGGTGCGCAAGCGGCTCGCCTGA
- a CDS encoding ABC transporter ATP-binding protein, whose translation MTEQHPALAAHGLGRHYRRGWALRNCSFRLPAGRICALVGPNGAGKSTLMGLAAGLLSPSEGRIEVDGRVPRPGGSPEVAFVAQDKPLYPRFTVAETLRMGRELNPRWEQGAAEEVLAGAFPLTAKVGSLSGGQRTRVAMALAIGKRPDLLILDEPMADLDPLARHELMGRLMAEAAERGLTVLMSSHVVAELQESCDYLVLLAGGRVRLAGDIEELLAAHRLVVGPQRAAATLAGHQLVESRENGRGVTVLLRPSGELDDQWEGGEPTLEELLLAHLRAPDIPALLTAEARVQPNDLPDRTARTTEVTA comes from the coding sequence ATGACCGAGCAACACCCCGCCTTGGCCGCCCACGGCCTCGGCAGGCACTACCGGCGCGGCTGGGCGCTGCGGAACTGCTCGTTCAGGCTGCCGGCCGGGCGGATCTGCGCCCTGGTCGGCCCGAACGGAGCGGGCAAGAGCACGCTGATGGGGCTGGCCGCCGGGCTGCTGAGCCCCAGCGAGGGGCGGATCGAGGTGGACGGGCGGGTGCCCCGCCCCGGCGGCAGCCCCGAGGTGGCCTTCGTCGCCCAGGACAAGCCGCTCTACCCGCGCTTCACGGTGGCCGAGACGCTGCGGATGGGCCGGGAGCTCAACCCGCGCTGGGAGCAGGGCGCGGCGGAGGAGGTGCTGGCCGGGGCCTTCCCGCTGACCGCCAAGGTCGGCTCGCTCTCCGGCGGCCAGCGCACCCGGGTCGCGATGGCGCTGGCCATCGGCAAGCGGCCCGACCTGCTGATCCTGGACGAGCCGATGGCCGACCTGGACCCGCTGGCCCGCCACGAGCTGATGGGCCGGCTGATGGCCGAGGCGGCCGAGCGCGGCCTGACCGTGCTGATGTCCTCGCACGTGGTGGCCGAGCTCCAGGAGTCGTGCGACTACCTGGTGCTGCTGGCGGGCGGGCGGGTGCGGCTGGCCGGTGACATCGAGGAACTGCTGGCCGCCCACCGGTTGGTGGTCGGCCCGCAGCGCGCCGCTGCCACCCTGGCCGGCCACCAGCTGGTGGAGAGCCGGGAGAACGGCCGCGGGGTCACCGTGCTGCTGCGCCCGAGCGGTGAGCTGGACGACCAGTGGGAGGGCGGCGAGCCGACGCTGGAGGAACTGCTGCTCGCGCACCTGCGCGCGCCCGACATCCCGGCCCTGCTGACCGCCGAGGCGCGGGTGCAGCCGAACGACCTGCCCGACCGGACCGCCCGTACGACCGAGGTGACCGCATGA
- a CDS encoding GntR family transcriptional regulator has protein sequence MDYRIDRHSGVATYLQIVQQTKHALRLGLLEPGDRLPTAKEVVAATAINPNTVLKAYRELEREGLVEPRPGLGTFVLRSLAREEAGSDSPLRAELADWAARSRTAGLDREDVEALMASVVEQEFGGPRADGRKDTSKGNR, from the coding sequence ATGGACTACCGCATCGACCGGCACAGCGGCGTGGCCACCTATCTCCAGATCGTCCAGCAGACCAAGCACGCCCTGCGGCTGGGGCTGCTGGAGCCGGGCGACCGGCTGCCGACCGCCAAGGAGGTGGTGGCGGCCACCGCGATCAACCCGAACACCGTGCTCAAGGCCTACCGCGAGCTGGAGCGCGAGGGACTGGTCGAACCGCGGCCGGGGCTCGGCACTTTCGTGCTGCGCTCGCTGGCCCGCGAGGAGGCGGGCAGCGACTCGCCGCTGCGGGCCGAGTTGGCCGACTGGGCCGCCCGGTCCCGCACGGCCGGGCTGGACCGGGAGGACGTCGAGGCGCTGATGGCGTCCGTGGTCGAGCAGGAGTTCGGCGGCCCGCGGGCCGACGGCCGCAAGGACACGAGCAAGGGGAACCGATGA